In Passer domesticus isolate bPasDom1 chromosome 12, bPasDom1.hap1, whole genome shotgun sequence, the following proteins share a genomic window:
- the RRAD gene encoding GTP-binding protein RAD, whose amino-acid sequence MTLNRGDKRRGSTPFAAQQHLHRRSMPVDERDLRPLPPDELSGLVRCTSYSPGGEHRQSWASDSSDSVISSGSDSDGSLYKVILLGEHGVGKTSLARIFGGVEDCADAEEAGNTYDRSIIVDGEEASLVVFDIWEQDDSQWLQNHCMKMGDAYIIVYSVTDKVSFEKASELRIQLRRARQTEDIPIILVGNKSDLVRSREVSVDEGRACAVVFDCKFIETSAALHHNVKDLFEGIVRQIRLRKDSKEDNARRMANTKRRESISKKAKRFLGRIVAKNNKKMAFKAKSKSCHDLSVL is encoded by the exons aTGACTCTGAACCGCGGCGACAAGCGGCGCGGCAGCACGCCGTTCGCGGCGCAGCAGCACCTGCACCGCCGCAGCATGCCCGTGGACGAGCGCGACCTGCGGCCGCTGCCGCCCGACGAGCTGTCGGGCTTGGTGCGCTGCACCTCGTACAGCCCCGGCGGCGAGCACCGCCAGAGCTGGGCCTCCGACTCCTCCGACTCCGTCATCTCCTCGGGCAGCGACTCCGACGGCAGCCTCTACAAGGTGATCCTGCTGGGCGAGCACGGCGTCGGCAAGACCAGCCTGGCGCGCATCTTCGGCGGCGTGGAGGACTGCGCGGACGCCGAGGAGGCCG GAAATACGTACGACAGATCGATTATAGTTGATGGAGAAGAAGCGTCTCTCGTGGTGTTTGATATATGGGAGCAG GATGACAGCCAATGGCTCCAGAACCACTGCATGAAAATGGGAGATGCCTATATTATTGTCTACTCAGTGACTGACAAAGTTAGTTTTGAGAAGGCTTCTGAGCTAAGAATCCAGCTGAGAAGAGCAAGGCAGACAGAGGATATTCCTATTATCCTTGTGGGAAATAAAAGTGACCTGGTCAGGTCCCGGGAGGTCTCAGTTGATG AGGGCCGGGCGTGTGCCGTGGTGTTTGACTGCAAGTTCATCgagacctcagctgctctgcaccaCAACGTGAAGGACCTGTTTGAGGGCATCGTGCGGCAGATCCGGCTGCGCAAGGACAGCAAGGAGGACAACGCCCGCAGGATGGCCAACACCAAGAGGAGGGAGAGCATCAGCAAGAAGGCCAAGCGGTTCCTGGGCAGAATTGTGGCCAAGAACAACAAGAAGATGGCTTTCAAAGCAAAATCCAAGTCTTGCCACGACCTGTCTGTGCTATAG